In one Curtobacterium citreum genomic region, the following are encoded:
- the rpoC gene encoding DNA-directed RNA polymerase subunit beta' codes for MLEATSFDAIRIGLATAEDIRQWSYGEVKKPETINYRTLKPEKDGLFGEQIFGPSRDWECACGKYKRVRFKGIVCERCGVEVTKSSVRRERMGHIELAAPVTHIWYFKGVPSRLGYLLDMAPKDLEKVIYFAAYMIIDIDEEGRHADMPGLENEMRLEIKNLEGQRDSIIADRLKKLEDDLAALEEEGAKADVKRRTKDTAEKEMSQVRKSFDEDITRLERVWEDFRNLKVGDLKPEDAVFHELQDRFGIYFDAYMGAEAIKLRLEAFDLAAEAEALRLQIAEGKGQKKIRAIKRLRVVSSFLATGNSPAAMVLDVVPVIPPELRPMVQLDGGRFATSDLNDLYRRVINRNNRLRRLLDLGAPEIIVNNEKRMLQEAVDALFDNGRRGRPVTGTGNRALKSLSDMLKGKQGRFRQNLLGKRVDYSGRSVIIVGPQLKLHQCGLPKQMALELFKPFVIKRLIDLSHAQNIKSAKRMVERSRPQVWDVLEEIIRERPVLLNRAPTLHRLGIQAFEPQLVEGKAIQLHPLVCAAFNADFDGDQMAVHLPLSVEAQAEARILMLASNNILKPSDGRPVTLPAQDMIIGLHHLTTVREGAVGEGRSFSSVAEAIMAKDQNTLDLNAMVKIRMSGVHFAEGEAPEGYEVGQSILLETTLGRALFNETLPADYPFVQRVTDKGTLSAIVNDLAERYSKTETAAALDRIKDAGFYWGTRSGVTVALSDVVTPPRKKEIIAGYEVQAAKVQGEFDKGLITDAERRADLIKIWTEATNEIAQEMRDNFPIDNTINRMVSSGARGNWLQVRNIAGMRGLVNNPKGEIIARPIINSYREGLTVAEYFIATHGARKGLADTALRTADSGYLTRRLVDVSQDVIIREDDCGTTRGLELPIATKGEDGKLVRDPRVENTVYSRTLAVEAVDANGTVVAEAGSDVGDVLLDTLLEAGVESIKVRSVLTCESAVGVCAKCYGR; via the coding sequence TTGCTCGAAGCAACTTCCTTTGACGCCATCCGGATCGGTCTCGCGACCGCCGAGGACATCCGTCAGTGGTCGTACGGCGAGGTCAAGAAGCCGGAGACCATCAACTACCGCACCCTGAAGCCCGAGAAGGACGGTCTGTTCGGCGAGCAGATCTTCGGTCCGTCCCGGGACTGGGAGTGCGCCTGCGGCAAGTACAAGCGCGTGCGCTTCAAGGGCATCGTGTGCGAGCGCTGCGGCGTCGAGGTCACCAAGTCCTCGGTCCGTCGTGAGCGCATGGGCCACATCGAGCTCGCCGCCCCCGTCACGCACATCTGGTACTTCAAGGGCGTCCCGTCGCGCCTCGGGTACCTCCTCGACATGGCGCCGAAGGACCTCGAGAAGGTCATCTACTTCGCGGCGTACATGATCATCGACATCGATGAAGAGGGCCGTCACGCCGACATGCCCGGTCTCGAGAACGAGATGCGCCTCGAGATCAAGAACCTCGAGGGTCAGCGTGACTCGATCATCGCCGACCGCCTCAAGAAGCTCGAGGACGACCTCGCAGCGCTCGAGGAAGAGGGCGCCAAGGCCGACGTGAAGCGCCGGACCAAGGACACCGCCGAGAAGGAGATGTCCCAGGTCCGCAAGTCCTTCGACGAGGACATCACCCGCCTCGAGCGCGTGTGGGAGGACTTCCGCAACCTCAAGGTGGGCGACCTCAAGCCCGAGGACGCCGTCTTCCACGAGCTCCAGGACCGCTTCGGGATCTACTTCGACGCCTACATGGGCGCCGAGGCGATCAAGCTGCGGCTCGAGGCGTTCGACCTGGCCGCCGAGGCCGAGGCGCTGCGCCTGCAGATCGCCGAGGGCAAGGGCCAGAAGAAGATCCGCGCGATCAAGCGTCTGCGCGTCGTCAGCTCCTTCCTCGCCACCGGCAACTCGCCGGCCGCGATGGTGCTCGACGTCGTGCCGGTCATCCCGCCGGAGCTCCGCCCGATGGTGCAGCTCGACGGTGGCCGCTTCGCTACGTCGGACCTCAACGACCTCTACCGTCGTGTGATCAACCGCAACAACCGTCTCCGCCGTCTGCTCGACCTCGGTGCCCCCGAGATCATCGTGAACAACGAGAAGCGCATGCTGCAGGAAGCGGTCGACGCGCTGTTCGACAACGGTCGTCGTGGTCGTCCCGTCACGGGTACCGGCAACCGCGCCCTGAAGTCCCTGAGCGACATGCTCAAGGGCAAGCAGGGTCGTTTCCGCCAGAACCTGCTCGGCAAGCGCGTCGACTACTCGGGCCGTTCGGTCATCATCGTCGGCCCGCAGCTCAAGCTGCACCAGTGCGGTCTGCCGAAGCAGATGGCGCTCGAGCTGTTCAAGCCGTTCGTCATCAAGCGCCTGATCGACCTGTCGCACGCGCAGAACATCAAGTCGGCCAAGCGCATGGTCGAGCGTTCGCGTCCGCAGGTGTGGGACGTGCTCGAGGAGATCATCCGCGAGCGCCCCGTGCTGCTGAACCGCGCGCCGACGCTGCACCGTCTGGGCATCCAGGCGTTCGAGCCGCAGCTCGTCGAGGGCAAGGCCATCCAGCTCCACCCGCTCGTGTGTGCTGCGTTCAACGCGGACTTCGACGGTGACCAGATGGCCGTGCACCTGCCGCTGTCGGTCGAGGCCCAGGCCGAGGCCCGCATCCTGATGCTCGCCTCGAACAACATCCTCAAGCCGTCGGACGGCCGTCCGGTGACCCTGCCCGCACAGGACATGATCATCGGTCTGCACCACCTGACGACCGTCCGCGAGGGCGCCGTCGGTGAGGGCCGTTCGTTCTCCTCGGTCGCCGAGGCGATCATGGCGAAGGACCAGAACACGCTGGACCTCAACGCGATGGTGAAGATCCGCATGTCGGGTGTCCACTTCGCCGAGGGCGAGGCTCCCGAGGGCTACGAGGTGGGTCAGTCGATCCTCCTCGAGACCACGCTGGGCCGCGCGCTCTTCAACGAGACCCTGCCGGCGGACTACCCGTTCGTGCAGCGCGTCACCGACAAGGGCACCCTCTCCGCGATCGTCAACGACCTCGCCGAGCGCTACTCCAAGACCGAGACGGCCGCCGCGCTGGACCGGATCAAGGACGCGGGCTTCTACTGGGGCACGCGCTCCGGTGTGACCGTCGCGCTCTCCGACGTCGTCACGCCGCCGCGCAAGAAGGAGATCATCGCGGGCTACGAGGTCCAGGCCGCCAAGGTCCAGGGCGAGTTCGACAAGGGTCTGATCACCGACGCGGAGCGCCGCGCCGACCTGATCAAGATCTGGACCGAGGCCACGAACGAGATCGCGCAGGAGATGCGCGACAACTTCCCGATCGACAACACCATCAACCGCATGGTGTCGTCGGGTGCTCGTGGTAACTGGCTGCAGGTGCGCAACATCGCCGGTATGCGTGGTCTGGTGAACAACCCGAAGGGTGAGATCATCGCCCGCCCGATCATCAACTCGTACCGCGAGGGCCTGACCGTGGCGGAGTACTTCATCGCCACGCACGGTGCGCGCAAGGGTCTGGCGGACACGGCGCTCCGTACCGCTGACTCGGGCTACCTGACGCGTCGTCTCGTCGACGTCTCGCAGGACGTCATCATCCGTGAGGACGACTGCGGCACGACCCGTGGCCTCGAGCTGCCGATCGCGACCAAGGGCGAGGACGGCAAGCTCGTCCGCGACCCGCGCGTCGAGAACACGGTGTACTCGCGCACCCTGGCCGTCGAGGCCGTGGACGCGAACGGCACCGTGGTGGCCGAGGCCGGTTCGGACGTCGGCGACGTCCTGCTGGACACGCTGCTCGAGGCCGGTGTCGAGAGCATCAAGGTGCGCTCGGTCCTGACCTGCGAGTCCGCCGTCGGTGTCTGCGCGAAGTGCTACGGCCGT
- the rpoB gene encoding DNA-directed RNA polymerase subunit beta: MAAAPNASTNPKNGRNHSRLSFAKITDTLTVPDLLALQTESFDWLVGNDVWKARLAEGQEQGRTDLALHSGLEEIFEEISPIEDLGETMQLSFTSPELEDPKYSIDECKERGKTYAAPLYVNAEFMNHMTGEIKTQTVFMGDFPLMTERGTFIINGTERVVVSQLVRSPGVYFERQQEKTSDKDIYSARIIPSRGAWLEFEIDKRDQVGVRIDRKRKQSVTVFLKALGLTSEEIMEEFQGFASIESTLEKDAVLTKEEALKDIYRKLRPGEQVAAEAARALLDNFYFNPKRYDLAKVGRYKLDRKLGIDAPLSDSVLSVQDIVRTIKYLVSLHAEKTTLDGVRDGEPVQLRLDVDDIDHFGNRRIRAVGELIQNQVRTGLSRMERVVRERMTTQDIEAITPQTLINVRPVVAAIKEFFGTSQLSQFMDQNNPLAGLTHKRRLSALGPGGLSRERAGVEVRDVHPSHYGRMCPIETPEGPNIGLIGSLASFGRINSFGFIETPYRRVVNGQVTTQIDYLTASEEDDFVVAQANAPLTDSFHFADDKVLVRKKGGEVELVGKDEVDYMDVSPRQMVSVATSLIPFLEHDDANRALMGANMQRQAVPLLRSESPLVGTGMEGYTAIDAGDVVTADKAGVVSEVSADAVTLQLDEGGTQTYYLRKFDRSNQGTSYNHRVIVSAGERVEQGEVIADGPATENGELALGKNLLVAFMPWEGYNYEDAMILSQNLVKDDTLSSIHIEEYEVDARDTKLGKEEITRDLPNVSPDLLADLDERGIIRIGAEVRPGDILVGKVTPKGETELSAEERLLRAIFNEKSREVRDTSLKVPHGEEGTIIGVKVFDAQDGDDELGSGVNQRVVVYIAQKRKITAGDKLAGRHGNKGVISTILPVEDMPFLADGTPVDIVLNPLGVPGRMNFGQVLEIHLGWLAKQGWNVEGIQEWASALPEAARHAEPGTKVATPVFDGAYEREIEGLLDSTLPNRDGERLIGSSGKAQLFDGRSGEPFPEPVSVGYMYILKLHHLVDDKIHARSTGPYSMITQQPLGGKAQFGGQRFGEMEVWALEAYGAAYALQELLTIKSDDILGRVKVYEAIVKGENIQEPGIPESFKVLMKEMQSLCLNVEVLSADGQAVSLRDTDDEVFRAAEELGINISSRFESSSVDDI, translated from the coding sequence TTGGCTGCTGCGCCCAACGCATCCACCAACCCCAAGAACGGTCGCAACCACTCGCGACTCTCGTTCGCCAAGATCACGGACACGCTCACGGTCCCTGATCTGCTCGCACTCCAGACGGAGAGCTTCGACTGGCTCGTCGGCAACGACGTCTGGAAGGCCCGCCTCGCCGAGGGACAGGAGCAGGGTCGCACCGACCTCGCACTGCACTCCGGCCTCGAGGAGATCTTCGAGGAGATCTCCCCGATCGAGGACCTCGGCGAGACGATGCAGCTCTCGTTCACGTCCCCGGAGCTCGAGGACCCGAAGTACTCCATCGACGAGTGCAAGGAGCGCGGCAAGACCTACGCCGCTCCGCTCTACGTCAACGCCGAGTTCATGAACCACATGACCGGTGAGATCAAGACGCAGACCGTCTTCATGGGCGACTTCCCGCTCATGACCGAGCGCGGCACGTTCATCATCAACGGCACCGAGCGCGTCGTCGTCTCGCAGCTCGTCCGCTCGCCGGGCGTGTACTTCGAGCGCCAGCAGGAGAAGACGTCCGACAAGGACATCTACTCCGCGCGCATCATCCCCTCGCGCGGTGCCTGGCTCGAGTTCGAGATCGACAAGCGCGACCAGGTGGGCGTGCGCATCGACCGCAAGCGCAAGCAGTCCGTGACCGTCTTCCTCAAGGCCCTCGGCCTGACGAGCGAGGAGATCATGGAGGAGTTCCAGGGCTTCGCCTCGATCGAGTCGACGCTCGAGAAGGACGCCGTCCTGACGAAGGAAGAGGCGCTCAAGGACATCTACCGCAAGCTGCGTCCGGGCGAGCAGGTCGCCGCCGAGGCCGCGCGTGCGCTCCTCGACAACTTCTACTTCAACCCGAAGCGCTACGACCTGGCCAAGGTCGGTCGCTACAAGCTCGACCGCAAGCTCGGCATCGACGCGCCGCTGTCGGACTCGGTGCTCTCCGTGCAGGACATCGTCCGCACGATCAAGTACCTCGTCTCGCTGCACGCCGAGAAGACCACGCTCGACGGTGTCCGCGACGGCGAGCCCGTCCAGCTCCGCCTCGACGTGGACGACATCGACCACTTCGGCAACCGTCGCATCCGCGCGGTGGGCGAGCTCATCCAGAACCAGGTCCGCACGGGTCTGTCCCGCATGGAGCGCGTCGTCCGCGAGCGCATGACCACGCAGGACATCGAGGCCATCACGCCGCAGACGCTCATCAACGTGCGTCCCGTCGTGGCTGCGATCAAGGAGTTCTTCGGGACGTCCCAGCTGTCGCAGTTCATGGACCAGAACAACCCGCTCGCGGGTCTGACGCACAAGCGTCGCCTGTCGGCCCTCGGCCCGGGTGGTCTGTCCCGTGAGCGTGCCGGCGTCGAGGTCCGCGACGTCCACCCGTCGCACTACGGCCGCATGTGCCCGATCGAGACCCCGGAAGGCCCGAACATCGGCCTGATCGGCTCGCTCGCGTCCTTCGGTCGGATCAACTCGTTCGGCTTCATCGAGACGCCGTACCGCCGGGTCGTGAACGGTCAGGTCACCACCCAGATCGACTACCTGACGGCATCGGAAGAGGACGACTTCGTCGTCGCCCAGGCCAACGCGCCGCTCACCGACTCCTTCCACTTCGCGGACGACAAGGTCCTCGTGCGGAAGAAGGGCGGCGAGGTCGAGCTCGTCGGCAAGGACGAGGTCGACTACATGGACGTCTCGCCGCGCCAGATGGTGTCGGTCGCGACCTCGCTCATCCCGTTCCTCGAGCACGACGACGCGAACCGCGCCCTCATGGGTGCGAACATGCAGCGCCAGGCCGTGCCGCTCCTGCGTTCCGAGTCGCCGCTCGTCGGCACCGGCATGGAGGGCTACACCGCCATCGACGCCGGTGACGTCGTCACCGCCGACAAGGCCGGTGTGGTCTCCGAGGTCTCGGCCGACGCCGTGACCCTGCAGCTCGACGAGGGCGGCACGCAGACCTACTACCTGCGCAAGTTCGACCGCTCGAACCAGGGCACGAGCTACAACCACCGCGTCATCGTCTCCGCAGGCGAGCGCGTGGAGCAGGGCGAGGTCATCGCCGACGGCCCCGCGACGGAGAACGGCGAGCTCGCGCTCGGCAAGAACCTCCTCGTCGCGTTCATGCCGTGGGAGGGCTACAACTACGAGGACGCGATGATCCTGTCGCAGAACCTCGTGAAGGACGACACGCTCTCCTCGATCCACATCGAGGAGTACGAGGTCGACGCCCGCGACACCAAGCTCGGCAAGGAAGAGATCACCCGCGACCTGCCGAACGTCAGCCCGGACCTCCTGGCCGACCTCGACGAGCGCGGCATCATCCGCATCGGTGCCGAGGTCCGCCCCGGCGACATCCTGGTCGGCAAGGTCACGCCGAAGGGCGAGACCGAGCTCTCCGCCGAGGAGCGCCTGCTCCGCGCGATCTTCAACGAGAAGTCGCGCGAGGTGCGCGACACCTCGCTGAAGGTGCCCCACGGTGAAGAGGGCACGATCATCGGCGTCAAGGTCTTCGACGCCCAGGACGGTGACGACGAGCTCGGCTCCGGTGTGAACCAGCGCGTGGTCGTCTACATCGCCCAGAAGCGCAAGATCACCGCCGGTGACAAGCTCGCCGGTCGTCACGGCAACAAGGGCGTCATCTCGACGATCCTGCCGGTCGAGGACATGCCGTTCCTGGCGGACGGCACCCCGGTCGACATCGTGCTCAACCCGCTCGGCGTCCCCGGCCGCATGAACTTCGGCCAGGTCCTCGAGATCCACCTCGGGTGGCTCGCGAAGCAGGGCTGGAACGTCGAGGGCATCCAGGAGTGGGCGTCCGCCCTCCCCGAGGCCGCCCGCCACGCGGAGCCCGGCACGAAGGTCGCCACCCCGGTGTTCGACGGTGCGTACGAGCGCGAGATCGAGGGCCTCCTCGACTCCACGCTCCCGAACCGTGACGGGGAGCGCCTCATCGGCTCCTCCGGCAAGGCGCAGCTCTTCGACGGCCGCTCCGGCGAGCCGTTCCCGGAGCCCGTCTCGGTCGGCTACATGTACATCCTCAAGCTGCACCACCTGGTCGACGACAAGATCCACGCCCGTTCGACCGGTCCGTACTCGATGATCACGCAGCAGCCGCTGGGTGGTAAGGCGCAGTTCGGTGGCCAGCGATTCGGTGAGATGGAGGTGTGGGCGCTCGAAGCGTACGGCGCCGCCTACGCCCTCCAGGAGCTCCTGACGATCAAGTCCGACGACATCCTCGGCCGCGTGAAGGTCTACGAGGCGATCGTCAAGGGCGAGAACATCCAGGAGCCGGGCATCCCCGAGTCGTTCAAGGTCCTCATGAAGGAGATGCAGTCGCTCTGCCTGAACGTCGAGGTCCTCTCGGCAGACGGCCAGGCGGTCAGCCTCCGCGACACGGACGACGAGGTCTTCCGTGCCGCTGAAGAGCTCGGCATCAACATCTCCTCGCGGTTCGAGTCGTCCTCCGTCGACGACATCTGA
- a CDS encoding response regulator transcription factor: MTIRVLVVDDQAIVRDGLVTVLSLVPDLQVVGEAADGAEAIAMVAADPPDVVLMDLRMPGTDGPTATASIARSHPGVAVLVLTTYADDDSIVGALRAGARGYLTKDAGRAELATAIRAVATGQATFDAEVGARLVAQLAALSPTAPSPTAPTPLRDRFPELTPREADVLERIAAGRTNPEIAAELFLTVPTVKSYVNQVFAKLGVRTRAEAVALVLR; this comes from the coding sequence GTGACGATCCGGGTGCTCGTGGTGGACGACCAGGCGATCGTGCGGGACGGGCTGGTGACGGTGCTGTCGCTCGTCCCCGACCTGCAGGTGGTGGGCGAGGCGGCGGACGGCGCCGAGGCGATCGCGATGGTCGCGGCCGACCCGCCGGACGTCGTGCTCATGGACCTGCGGATGCCCGGGACGGACGGCCCGACCGCGACGGCGTCGATCGCCCGGTCGCACCCGGGCGTCGCGGTGCTCGTCCTGACCACCTACGCCGACGACGACTCCATCGTCGGCGCGCTCCGCGCCGGTGCGCGCGGGTACCTGACGAAGGACGCCGGGCGCGCGGAGCTCGCGACGGCGATCCGGGCGGTCGCGACCGGGCAGGCCACCTTCGACGCCGAGGTCGGCGCGCGCCTCGTCGCCCAGCTCGCCGCCCTGTCCCCGACCGCCCCGTCCCCGACCGCGCCGACCCCGCTGCGGGACCGCTTCCCGGAGCTGACCCCGCGCGAGGCCGACGTGCTCGAGCGCATCGCGGCCGGTCGGACGAACCCGGAGATCGCCGCCGAGCTGTTCCTGACCGTCCCCACCGTGAAGTCCTACGTCAACCAGGTCTTCGCGAAGCTCGGCGTCCGCACCCGCGCGGAGGCCGTCGCCCTCGTCCTGCGCTGA
- a CDS encoding sensor histidine kinase, which produces MTAGPGPSRTAAWTDPVRGRSGSALTRVLNLSGIVVVGYWFVRAVLDDGAAAWVWTLGVVALAAWLLRVVARTERVLLVATWVMVVAGSAVVVPSRTVMVAIPLVAVVVIGASRLQPVWAGPLAAVVAVVLVAGTAAALAAPVSVVLGAGAGVLLAAVVGFSRRQLRIAEERTRQAEAEQQRAQLLADRARTARDVHDVLAHSLGGLVLQLDAVEALLEAGRVDEATRRAGAARALAASGLAEARRAVHALRDDTVPPAPEQPTDLSALVAAHRSFGGTLTTHGDQALTAVDAAHRHVVVAAVREALSNARRHAPGRPVVLSVDRDGSAVRVTVTNPLDPAGGAGGPGDGHGLAGMRERFAELGDDSGVEAGTAGPEFVVAMRVPAVTA; this is translated from the coding sequence GTGACCGCCGGACCCGGACCCTCGAGGACCGCCGCCTGGACCGACCCCGTGCGGGGCCGGTCCGGCTCCGCGCTCACCCGCGTCCTCAACCTGTCCGGCATCGTGGTCGTCGGGTACTGGTTCGTCCGCGCCGTGCTCGACGACGGAGCCGCCGCGTGGGTGTGGACCCTCGGGGTGGTGGCGCTCGCCGCGTGGCTGCTGCGGGTCGTCGCCCGGACCGAGCGGGTGCTCCTCGTGGCGACCTGGGTCATGGTCGTCGCCGGCTCCGCGGTCGTCGTCCCCTCGCGCACCGTGATGGTCGCGATCCCGCTGGTGGCCGTCGTCGTGATCGGCGCGAGCCGCCTGCAGCCGGTGTGGGCCGGTCCGCTCGCGGCGGTCGTCGCCGTGGTCCTCGTCGCGGGGACAGCCGCGGCACTCGCCGCCCCGGTCTCGGTCGTCCTCGGCGCCGGCGCGGGCGTGCTGCTCGCCGCCGTGGTCGGCTTCAGCCGCCGGCAGCTCCGGATCGCCGAGGAGCGCACCCGTCAAGCCGAGGCCGAGCAGCAGCGCGCTCAGCTCCTGGCGGACCGGGCGCGCACCGCGCGGGACGTGCACGACGTGCTCGCGCACTCCCTCGGCGGGCTCGTGCTCCAGCTCGACGCGGTGGAGGCCCTGCTCGAGGCCGGCCGCGTCGACGAGGCCACCCGCCGCGCCGGAGCCGCCCGCGCCCTCGCCGCGAGCGGACTCGCCGAGGCGCGGCGGGCCGTGCACGCGCTGCGCGACGACACCGTCCCGCCCGCCCCGGAGCAGCCGACGGATCTGTCCGCGCTGGTCGCGGCGCACCGCTCCTTCGGCGGGACCCTCACCACGCACGGCGACCAGGCGCTCACCGCCGTCGACGCGGCCCACCGGCACGTCGTGGTCGCGGCCGTCCGGGAGGCACTGAGCAACGCCCGCAGGCACGCCCCCGGTCGTCCCGTGGTGCTGTCGGTCGACCGGGACGGCTCCGCCGTGCGGGTGACCGTGACGAACCCCCTCGACCCCGCCGGTGGAGCGGGTGGTCCCGGCGACGGGCACGGGCTCGCCGGGATGCGGGAGCGCTTCGCCGAACTCGGCGACGACTCGGGGGTCGAGGCCGGTACGGCTGGTCCCGAGTTCGTCGTCGCGATGCGGGTGCCGGCGGTGACCGCGTGA
- a CDS encoding spermidine synthase: MADAFDGFRIGAGWASVEPDRHRLGSFTLVVDGTPQSHVDLEDPTHLAFEYIRRIGHAIDLLPGGPITALHLGAGALTLPRYVAVTRPGSRQQVVELERDLVDHVREALPFPRGASIRVRYGDAREVLGKLPAGLRGTVDLAVVDVFGGSRIPAHVTSVEFYRSVAEFLSPIGIVAVNVADGAGLAFARGQAATLQAVLPSVAAVADTGMLKGRRFGNIVLLGSPSDLPVADMPRLYSSDPLPSKVVHGAELRAFTAGAPVVTDQTAVASPEPNRSVFGG; encoded by the coding sequence ATGGCAGATGCGTTCGACGGGTTCCGGATCGGTGCTGGGTGGGCCTCGGTCGAGCCGGACCGGCACCGCCTGGGGTCCTTCACGCTCGTCGTCGACGGGACGCCGCAGTCGCACGTCGACCTCGAGGACCCGACGCACCTGGCCTTCGAGTACATCCGGCGGATCGGGCACGCGATCGACCTGCTCCCCGGTGGGCCGATCACGGCGCTGCACCTCGGCGCGGGCGCCCTGACGCTCCCCCGGTACGTCGCGGTGACCCGGCCGGGGTCCCGGCAGCAGGTCGTCGAGCTCGAGCGGGACCTGGTGGACCACGTCCGCGAGGCCCTGCCGTTCCCCCGAGGGGCGTCGATCCGGGTCCGGTACGGCGACGCCCGCGAGGTCCTCGGCAAGCTGCCCGCCGGGCTCCGCGGCACCGTGGACCTCGCGGTCGTCGACGTCTTCGGCGGCTCGCGGATCCCGGCGCACGTGACGAGCGTCGAGTTCTACCGGTCGGTCGCCGAGTTCCTGTCGCCCATCGGGATCGTCGCGGTGAACGTCGCGGACGGCGCCGGGCTGGCCTTCGCCCGGGGGCAGGCGGCGACCCTGCAGGCGGTGCTGCCCTCGGTGGCGGCCGTCGCGGACACCGGGATGCTCAAGGGCCGGCGGTTCGGGAACATCGTGCTGCTCGGGTCGCCGTCCGACCTGCCCGTGGCCGACATGCCCCGCCTCTACTCGTCCGACCCGCTGCCGTCGAAGGTCGTGCACGGGGCCGAGCTCCGGGCGTTCACGGCGGGGGCGCCGGTCGTCACGGACCAGACGGCGGTGGCGTCGCCGGAGCCGAACCGGAGCGTGTTCGGGGGCTGA
- a CDS encoding SprT-like domain-containing protein → MTAPDVVRRRAEELIAAHLGHGTWTFAFDHAKTRAGQCDFGRHRITVSRHITARVSDADVEQVLLHEVAHALAGPRAGHGPTWRRTAAGIGYTGSRLYAGPVASELAPWVGTCPAGHEHFRYRTPTRPLACATCSRRFDPRNLITWERRAATA, encoded by the coding sequence GTGACCGCGCCCGACGTCGTCCGACGGCGGGCGGAGGAGCTCATCGCCGCCCACCTCGGGCACGGCACGTGGACGTTCGCGTTCGACCATGCGAAGACCCGGGCCGGACAGTGCGACTTCGGCCGGCACCGGATCACCGTGAGCCGGCACATCACCGCACGGGTGTCGGACGCCGACGTCGAGCAGGTCCTGCTCCACGAGGTCGCGCACGCCCTGGCGGGACCCCGGGCCGGGCACGGCCCCACCTGGCGCCGGACGGCCGCCGGCATCGGGTACACCGGATCGCGGCTGTACGCCGGGCCCGTGGCCTCGGAACTCGCGCCGTGGGTCGGCACGTGCCCCGCCGGGCACGAGCACTTCCGGTACCGCACCCCGACCCGGCCGCTCGCGTGCGCGACGTGCTCCCGGCGGTTCGACCCGCGGAACCTCATCACCTGGGAGCGCCGCGCGGCTACCGCATGA